DNA from Pseudodesulfovibrio hydrargyri:
GCCCTGCCGGGCAACGGCGGGGTGGACCGGTATCTGGCGCAAGCCCTTGAGGAGGCTCCATGCGAAACATGGGTGGTCAACGGGCGCTTTCCCGAACGGGTGGCGCAACTTTTATCGACCGGCGCGGCGTTGGGAACGCGGGTACGCGGAAGCTAGGCCGGATTGAGCAGGGCCCGGAGGCGGCGGACGCTCTCGGCGTCCACGCGGCCGCCGGTCCTGTCCCCGCCGCACACGGCGGACCGGAACCCGGCGATGTCCGGCTTAAGCTCGCACAGCAGCGGGGCGTCGGCCATGCCCAGCCTGCCCGCCAGGGCACTGGCCAGGCCGAGCTCTCGGCAACGGGCCAGGAAACGGCCGAGCGGTTCGGGGCCCATGAAGGAAAACAGGCTGTCGCCCACCTTGGCCAGGGTGTCCAACATGCAGCCGTCCGCGCCGCCCTCGGCCGCGGCCACGGCCAGGTCGTCCGGGGATATGGACCCGATGGACGCGCCGTCCGCATAGCCCGCGGCCATGATCCTGATCCGGGGGGCCACCGAGCGGGCTGCCCGGCACACGGCGCGGACCATGTCCGTGCCCTCGGCCAGGGTCCTGGCCCCGAAGAGCCCGACCTTGACGTATTGCACGCCGCAGGACGCGGCCCCGAGGGCGGCCAGGGCCATGGTCCCGGGCAGTTGGGGGGCGTCGCCGATGGCCACGCTTACCGGGCAGTCCGGCGGAGCCGCGGTACGAATGGATCGGATGACCTCGGGCTGGGCGGCCCCCAGGGAGCCTTCGCGGGTGTTCTTGACGTCGAGGATGTCCGCGCCCCCGGCCACGGCTTCGGCGACCTCGCCTTGGGATACGACACTGACCAATATCTGCATTGCTGCCTCGTCTGATGTGTATGGATATTTCTTTCAATAAGATGAATAGTTACGACAAGTCAAAGGAATCATGGGGACCGCATATGACCGACTCTCGACTGCACTCCCTGCGCCCGGGCTGGATCTACGAAGTGGTTATCACCGCCAAGCGCGACGGCGCGGCCACGGCCGGGCCCTTCGGCCTGTGGACCGGCGACGGCGCGACCCTCGAGGCGGCCCTGTTCAAAGGCTCCTCCACCCTCGAGGCCATCCGGGAAAACGGTTGGTTCGTCGCCAACTTCGTGGACAATCCCCTGGACCTGCACGGCGCCCTGAACCGGCGGGACCAGCTTGTCTTCGACGCCGTGTCCGAAGGCGAGGCCGCCGGCTGGCCGGTGCTGGCCGATGTTCCGGCCTGGCTGGGCATGCGCGTGACGAACCTCGAGGACGCAGGCAAAAAGATGCTGCTCACGGCCGAGATCGTGGACGGCAGCGCGGCCGCGCCGGTCAAGCTCATCAACCGGGCCAAGGGATTGTTCCTGGAGAGCCTGGTCCTGTCGACGCGCTGCCGCCTGCTGGGTTGGGCCGCAGTGGACCAGTTGCGCGAAAACGTCCGGGTCATCGCCAAGGTGGCGCCGGGCTCCGGCTATGAAACGGCCGTCAGGGAGTTGCTCGCCAAGGTCGAGGGCGAGTGCTGATTCACTCTTGGACAAGGATTTCCGCGCCCCTGTTGTTGGGTCCGGCCTGCACGACCTTGCCCTGCAGCCCGTGTCCGTCCAGGAATTTCCGGGCGGCCCGGACCACGTCGT
Protein-coding regions in this window:
- a CDS encoding (5-formylfuran-3-yl)methyl phosphate synthase; translation: MQILVSVVSQGEVAEAVAGGADILDVKNTREGSLGAAQPEVIRSIRTAAPPDCPVSVAIGDAPQLPGTMALAALGAASCGVQYVKVGLFGARTLAEGTDMVRAVCRAARSVAPRIRIMAAGYADGASIGSISPDDLAVAAAEGGADGCMLDTLAKVGDSLFSFMGPEPLGRFLARCRELGLASALAGRLGMADAPLLCELKPDIAGFRSAVCGGDRTGGRVDAESVRRLRALLNPA
- a CDS encoding DUF447 domain-containing protein; the encoded protein is MTDSRLHSLRPGWIYEVVITAKRDGAATAGPFGLWTGDGATLEAALFKGSSTLEAIRENGWFVANFVDNPLDLHGALNRRDQLVFDAVSEGEAAGWPVLADVPAWLGMRVTNLEDAGKKMLLTAEIVDGSAAAPVKLINRAKGLFLESLVLSTRCRLLGWAAVDQLRENVRVIAKVAPGSGYETAVRELLAKVEGEC